One genomic window of Bacteroides sp. includes the following:
- the trxA gene encoding thioredoxin, translating to MALEITDSNFEEIVLKSDKPVIIDFWAEWCGPCRMVGPIVAEIGKEYDGKAVVGKLDVDSNPGVATQYGIRNIPTILFFKGGQVVDKQVGAVPKSVLTAKLEKLL from the coding sequence ATGGCATTAGAAATTACAGATTCCAATTTTGAAGAGATTGTATTAAAATCAGATAAGCCAGTTATCATTGATTTCTGGGCTGAGTGGTGCGGTCCTTGTCGAATGGTAGGCCCGATTGTCGCCGAGATTGGAAAGGAATACGACGGGAAAGCAGTCGTTGGCAAACTGGATGTGGACAGCAACCCGGGCGTTGCCACCCAATATGGCATCCGCAATATCCCCACCATTCTGTTCTTTAAAGGCGGACAAGTGGTGGATAAGCAGGTAGGAGCCGTTCCAAAATCTGTCCTTACGGCAAAACTGGAAAAACTGCTTTAA